One stretch of Hymenobacter chitinivorans DSM 11115 DNA includes these proteins:
- a CDS encoding acyltransferase family protein, with translation MAVSPVSAPTTLRYLDGLRGLAAAVVVLHHFAGFFYPAMLSGDAYMAHLNGGVEVAVASTPANILIGGNFAVCLFFVLSGLVLSEKFWRTGGSPEVLRSQACRRYVRLMLPVTFAALVALLLWGLGAYRNTEVAEITLVKRFGEYWPELPGVKQILHDLAVGIPLGGESSYNPVFWTLSIELFGSFVVFALLALFGKVRHRGVVYLVALGLLSVSELNFYYAGFILGVWLNDQRHHGGLLRSGRPWLGIGLLAGAVLLGSFPTADVISVDETLYRFLKPDWLGGERAIQVWHLAGATLLLLAVFALPGLQRGLSSRALRGLGAVSFSLYLLHFLVLGSFSCALFLALQPRLGYHTAVALTGLATVPVLALVSYAMYRLVDLPGIRLAQRLYNQFFRPAAPAPAAAPTVAEALRS, from the coding sequence ATGGCCGTTTCTCCCGTTTCTGCCCCCACCACACTGCGCTACCTCGACGGGCTGCGCGGCCTAGCTGCTGCCGTGGTGGTGCTGCACCACTTCGCGGGCTTTTTCTACCCCGCCATGCTGTCCGGCGACGCCTACATGGCCCACCTCAACGGGGGCGTGGAGGTGGCCGTGGCTAGTACCCCGGCCAACATCCTGATTGGCGGCAACTTCGCCGTCTGCCTGTTTTTCGTGCTCAGCGGACTGGTGCTCAGCGAAAAATTCTGGCGTACCGGCGGCTCCCCGGAAGTTCTTCGGTCCCAAGCCTGCCGCCGCTACGTACGCCTGATGCTGCCCGTCACGTTTGCTGCCCTGGTGGCCCTGCTGCTGTGGGGGCTGGGCGCCTACCGCAACACCGAAGTGGCCGAAATAACCCTGGTCAAGCGCTTCGGGGAGTACTGGCCTGAGCTGCCGGGCGTCAAGCAGATTCTGCACGATTTGGCAGTTGGAATTCCGCTGGGCGGCGAGTCAAGCTACAACCCGGTGTTCTGGACGCTGAGCATTGAGCTGTTCGGCTCCTTTGTTGTGTTTGCCCTGCTGGCCTTGTTTGGCAAGGTGCGTCACCGCGGCGTGGTGTACCTGGTGGCGTTGGGTTTGCTGAGCGTTTCGGAGCTGAATTTTTACTACGCCGGCTTTATTCTGGGCGTCTGGCTCAACGACCAACGCCACCACGGCGGCCTGCTCCGCTCGGGCCGGCCGTGGCTCGGAATCGGGCTGCTGGCCGGGGCCGTACTGCTGGGCTCGTTCCCTACGGCCGACGTTATTTCCGTTGATGAGACGCTGTACCGCTTCCTCAAGCCCGACTGGTTGGGCGGCGAGCGGGCCATTCAGGTCTGGCACCTGGCCGGGGCCACCTTGCTGCTGCTGGCCGTATTTGCCTTGCCCGGATTGCAGCGGGGGCTTAGCAGCCGCGCATTGCGGGGCCTGGGTGCCGTATCCTTTTCGCTCTACTTGCTGCACTTTCTGGTGCTGGGCTCATTTTCCTGCGCCCTATTTCTGGCCTTACAGCCCCGGCTGGGTTACCATACTGCCGTGGCCCTCACGGGGCTAGCCACGGTGCCGGTATTGGCCCTGGTGTCCTACGCCATGTACCGCCTGGTTGATTTGCCCGGCATCCGTCTCGCGCAGAGGCTTTATAACCAGTTTTTCCGGCCTGCCGCTCCGGCCCCGGCTGCCGCGCCTACCGTCGCCGAAGCGTTACGAAGCTAA
- the porU2 gene encoding putative type IX secretion system sortase PorU2 — protein MTHPYRVQPLLRWCLLLLIGLLSQVAAMAQSGPYGNEWIVPNQQYYKIKIAQDGLYRLDYNYLTQAGISGVNPQRFQLWRRGKEVAIYVGPNNPTTLTPATYIEFYGLHNDGQLDVGMYKRPQDHSQKLYSLYTDTASYFLTWSATTNGKRMAAPSLAPAGGNHPYWIKNDLYERSDVYAQVNEERLIYQPWAEAGEGFYSVANGIKSGKPDSLTLNIPFLDQAVTSGPLPLVEILFVGASERAHNLVINYKSPTTGAFQPLIAPFTIQDFEGRKVRYTVPRNVVYSDGVARQKVAVDNSATNSPVNLFRIAYTRVQYPVVPAWPTGGREVAFRNDSTLGSAPAFYQLNNIPASVRGLDVTDPYNVQRIEGVTTTGTQRAYVFPSALPGTATRNLLLTDVEQALVPPLPARRVRFRTISPAAHNFLIVTHRQLMKPTTGSQNPVRDYATYRAARFDTLVVTSDQLYDQFHYGEKSALAIRQFSQYMLTNARAKYLLLLGQGVQPSEALGSVYIRKQPELYRLTGTSPVVRDLVPTSTRGASDIFFTADWMRDDYAGRMGTGRLAASTPEEVLAYLEKLKQHEQGLDASLESQAWRKNAINLLGAQHDYEYSDYLRNLNAYKALIEKPLFGGKVTNTYTHIGLPTIKNVSADLNAGVSLITYYGHGDPDILQLDLGDINDPSLGYNNVGKYPMMFVNGCAAGNAYRANRAKYAQDWVLASQKGLIGLMAESSLGFAGDVDTQQRVVYAALLNDPVWYGRPVADVQNEAIRRLQRTTTSPSAISSWMSTVWHADPAVRLYSPPQPDFTFGAPALEIRSVDNNPVRAKSPTFNLLVRVKNTGKITTQKLDILVERKYDNGSPTTTDEFRNLNQPEGLGDTTYVLPIRNLPGAKVFGNNTFTVTLDDQNKVAELSETNNQAKYDFVFLEEGITLLNPPEFALVAPANVRLVGQTNDPVGAVRGFELELDTVPTFNSALIMRTKINAALLADWRPKLPALAGRDSVVWYWRMRFETPVNGETKEWSTSSFRVVRGTTGGWSQSHHGQFVRDELTGLSVAAPSGKWSFDAVTQTVSLQTKGGGDGSAVTYQPGYGIQLGSEPVTNVECGVNVPNILVAVYDGTTLRPLRTIGGGPYDSCGQAPNPYYHFASQDPADNDNINTPARQAQLLSLLTNIPQGAYVALVSVNKVNFSSFSPALKAAFTALGAQRINSLQDSDPYALFSHKVAGQPVAQEATANTSSTVPRNSQVITLSGALNTFGTSGTLTSVRIGPAQEWTTLHHTIRVEPSDSYKLQLVGIDAQGNSKVLDDNITLAKREYPLAGISAATYPYLQLVLTATDNVNHTAPQIKQLLVSYRGYPEGVVRRDSVVAKSPKAYDAAALAVQANNGYIEVPVIFQNVSALPFGTPLKATFTLRNATKEVSTEIDLTPLNANGAVNFNARLNLGGQNLYGDLSGSITLNINKEGRRLPELYYFNNELTLPTFRVEDRSVPPVLDVAFDGQRILNGDIVSPRPVISVMLTDEDLLQPITDRNAFDLILTPRNGPPKKVDLTASNVTFTTDPAKGTARIDFEPGQATPLPDGQYTLEAQGRDATGRTAGTENYKVQFEVINASTITNIFPYPNPITHKAKFVFTLTGAELPRNMKIQIMTLTGKVVREIMMQELGMLRIGNNITDYAWDGTDEYGDRLANGTYLYRVVLDDPQSKFDRRNTVADKAFKNGWGKLVLLR, from the coding sequence ATGACACACCCTTACCGAGTTCAACCTTTGCTGCGCTGGTGCCTGCTGCTCCTCATTGGGCTGCTGAGCCAGGTGGCGGCCATGGCACAGTCGGGCCCCTACGGCAACGAGTGGATTGTGCCCAACCAGCAGTACTACAAAATCAAAATAGCCCAGGACGGCCTTTACCGCCTGGACTATAACTACCTGACCCAGGCTGGCATCAGCGGCGTCAATCCACAGCGGTTTCAGCTCTGGCGCCGGGGCAAGGAAGTGGCCATTTACGTGGGCCCCAATAACCCCACCACGCTCACCCCGGCCACCTACATCGAGTTTTACGGGCTGCACAACGACGGGCAGCTCGACGTGGGCATGTACAAGCGGCCCCAGGACCACTCCCAGAAGCTCTACAGCCTCTACACCGACACGGCTTCGTATTTTCTGACCTGGTCGGCGACTACCAACGGCAAGCGCATGGCGGCCCCGAGCCTGGCCCCGGCGGGCGGCAACCACCCGTACTGGATCAAAAACGATTTGTACGAGCGCAGCGACGTGTATGCGCAGGTTAATGAAGAGCGGCTGATCTACCAGCCCTGGGCCGAAGCCGGAGAAGGATTTTATTCGGTGGCAAATGGTATAAAATCGGGGAAACCCGACTCGCTGACGCTAAATATTCCCTTCCTGGATCAGGCCGTGACCAGCGGTCCGCTGCCCCTGGTGGAAATTCTCTTTGTCGGGGCCAGTGAACGGGCCCACAACCTGGTTATCAATTATAAATCACCAACTACCGGTGCCTTCCAACCTCTTATTGCCCCCTTTACCATTCAGGATTTCGAAGGCCGGAAAGTTCGCTATACCGTGCCTCGTAATGTTGTTTATAGCGACGGGGTAGCCAGGCAGAAAGTTGCCGTTGACAACAGCGCAACCAACAGCCCCGTCAACCTCTTCCGCATTGCCTACACCCGGGTGCAGTACCCCGTCGTGCCCGCTTGGCCTACCGGAGGGCGGGAAGTGGCTTTCCGCAACGACTCAACGCTGGGTTCGGCGCCGGCTTTTTACCAGCTGAATAACATCCCGGCCTCCGTGCGGGGCCTCGACGTAACGGACCCCTACAACGTGCAGCGCATTGAGGGCGTAACCACCACCGGCACGCAGCGGGCTTATGTTTTCCCCAGCGCCTTGCCCGGTACGGCCACCCGCAACCTGTTGCTGACCGATGTGGAGCAGGCCCTGGTGCCGCCCTTGCCGGCCCGCCGCGTGCGGTTCCGTACTATCTCGCCGGCGGCTCATAACTTTCTGATTGTAACCCACCGGCAGCTGATGAAGCCCACTACGGGCTCCCAAAACCCGGTGCGCGATTATGCCACCTACCGGGCGGCCCGCTTCGATACCCTGGTCGTGACCAGTGACCAGCTCTACGACCAGTTTCACTATGGGGAGAAATCGGCGCTGGCCATCCGGCAGTTTTCCCAGTACATGCTGACCAATGCCCGGGCTAAATACCTGCTGCTGCTGGGACAGGGAGTTCAGCCGAGCGAGGCGTTAGGATCGGTGTATATCCGTAAGCAGCCGGAGCTCTACCGACTCACCGGTACTTCCCCAGTCGTGCGTGACCTAGTGCCGACCAGTACCCGCGGGGCGTCGGATATTTTCTTCACCGCCGACTGGATGCGCGACGACTATGCCGGGCGCATGGGCACCGGCCGCCTGGCCGCCAGCACCCCCGAAGAAGTTCTGGCGTACCTGGAAAAGCTCAAACAGCACGAGCAAGGGCTGGATGCCTCGCTCGAAAGCCAGGCCTGGCGCAAGAATGCCATCAACCTGCTCGGTGCTCAACATGACTACGAATACTCAGATTACTTGAGAAATCTGAATGCTTACAAGGCCCTGATCGAAAAGCCCTTGTTCGGCGGTAAAGTCACTAATACCTACACCCACATCGGCCTGCCGACTATCAAAAACGTTTCGGCGGATCTTAACGCCGGGGTTTCTCTGATTACCTACTACGGACACGGGGACCCCGACATCCTTCAACTGGATTTAGGCGACATCAACGACCCGTCGCTGGGCTACAACAACGTGGGTAAGTACCCCATGATGTTTGTGAACGGCTGCGCAGCCGGCAATGCGTACCGGGCCAACCGGGCCAAATACGCCCAGGATTGGGTATTGGCCAGTCAGAAAGGTTTGATTGGCTTGATGGCCGAAAGCAGCTTGGGCTTTGCCGGCGACGTGGATACCCAACAGCGGGTTGTGTATGCGGCCCTGCTCAATGACCCGGTCTGGTACGGCCGCCCGGTGGCCGACGTACAGAACGAGGCCATCCGCCGTTTGCAGCGCACTACTACTTCGCCTTCGGCCATTAGCAGCTGGATGAGTACCGTATGGCACGCCGACCCGGCCGTACGCCTGTACTCCCCCCCGCAGCCCGACTTTACCTTTGGCGCCCCGGCCCTGGAAATCCGGTCGGTGGACAACAACCCGGTGCGAGCCAAGTCGCCCACCTTCAACCTGCTGGTGCGAGTGAAAAACACGGGCAAGATTACGACCCAGAAGCTCGATATTTTAGTGGAGCGCAAGTACGATAATGGCAGCCCAACTACTACTGATGAGTTTCGCAACCTAAATCAGCCGGAGGGGCTGGGCGATACTACCTACGTGCTTCCGATAAGAAACCTGCCGGGTGCCAAAGTATTCGGCAACAATACTTTCACCGTCACGCTCGACGACCAGAACAAGGTGGCCGAGCTGAGCGAAACCAACAACCAGGCGAAGTACGACTTCGTGTTCCTGGAAGAGGGAATTACGCTGCTCAACCCGCCGGAATTTGCGCTGGTAGCTCCTGCCAACGTGCGCTTGGTGGGCCAGACCAACGACCCGGTGGGGGCCGTGCGCGGCTTCGAGCTAGAGCTGGATACGGTGCCGACCTTCAATAGCGCCCTGATTATGCGCACCAAAATCAACGCGGCACTGCTGGCCGACTGGCGCCCCAAGTTGCCCGCCCTGGCCGGCCGCGACAGTGTGGTGTGGTACTGGCGGATGCGGTTTGAAACGCCCGTCAACGGCGAAACCAAGGAGTGGAGCACCAGCTCCTTCCGGGTAGTGCGCGGCACCACCGGCGGCTGGTCGCAGAGCCACCACGGACAGTTTGTGCGCGACGAGCTGACGGGCCTGAGCGTGGCCGCACCCTCGGGCAAGTGGAGCTTCGATGCGGTTACCCAAACCGTGAGCCTGCAAACCAAGGGTGGCGGCGACGGCTCGGCCGTGACTTACCAGCCTGGCTACGGCATTCAACTGGGCTCGGAGCCGGTAACCAACGTGGAGTGCGGCGTGAACGTGCCCAACATCCTGGTCGCCGTGTACGACGGAACCACGCTCAGGCCCCTGCGCACCATCGGCGGCGGGCCCTACGACTCCTGCGGGCAGGCGCCCAACCCGTACTACCACTTTGCCAGTCAAGACCCCGCCGACAATGACAACATCAACACCCCGGCCCGGCAGGCTCAACTGCTGAGCCTGCTGACCAACATTCCGCAGGGGGCCTACGTGGCGCTGGTGTCGGTAAACAAGGTCAACTTCAGCTCTTTTTCACCCGCCCTGAAAGCGGCCTTTACGGCCTTGGGCGCGCAGCGCATCAATTCCCTGCAGGACAGTGACCCGTACGCTCTGTTTAGCCACAAGGTAGCCGGGCAGCCGGTAGCGCAGGAAGCCACGGCCAACACCAGCAGTACGGTGCCGCGCAACAGCCAGGTAATTACGCTGAGCGGCGCGCTGAACACCTTCGGTACCAGCGGTACGCTCACGTCGGTGCGCATCGGGCCAGCCCAGGAATGGACCACGCTGCACCACACCATCCGGGTGGAGCCTTCCGACAGCTATAAGCTGCAGCTGGTGGGCATCGACGCGCAAGGCAATAGCAAGGTGCTCGATGATAACATCACCCTGGCCAAGCGGGAATATCCCCTGGCCGGCATTAGCGCCGCTACCTATCCGTACCTGCAGCTGGTGCTCACGGCTACCGACAACGTCAACCACACGGCCCCGCAAATCAAGCAGCTGCTGGTGAGCTACCGTGGCTACCCCGAGGGCGTAGTACGGCGCGACTCGGTGGTGGCCAAGTCGCCCAAGGCCTACGACGCGGCGGCTCTAGCGGTGCAGGCTAACAACGGTTATATTGAGGTGCCGGTTATCTTCCAGAACGTGTCGGCCCTGCCTTTCGGTACGCCGCTGAAAGCCACCTTTACGCTGCGCAACGCCACGAAGGAAGTTTCGACCGAAATTGACTTGACCCCCCTGAACGCCAACGGCGCCGTAAACTTCAATGCTCGCCTGAACCTGGGGGGGCAAAACCTGTACGGCGACCTGAGCGGCTCCATCACGCTCAACATCAACAAGGAAGGCCGCCGCCTGCCCGAGCTGTATTACTTCAACAACGAACTGACCCTGCCCACCTTCCGGGTGGAAGACCGCAGCGTGCCGCCGGTGCTGGACGTGGCCTTCGACGGGCAGCGGATTCTCAACGGCGACATTGTTTCGCCCCGGCCCGTCATTTCGGTGATGCTGACCGATGAGGATCTGCTGCAACCCATTACCGACCGGAACGCCTTCGACTTAATTCTGACCCCGCGCAACGGCCCCCCGAAGAAAGTAGACCTGACCGCCTCGAACGTAACCTTCACCACCGACCCCGCCAAGGGCACGGCCCGCATTGACTTCGAACCCGGCCAAGCCACGCCGCTGCCCGACGGGCAGTACACGCTCGAAGCCCAGGGCCGCGACGCCACGGGCCGCACGGCCGGCACCGAGAACTACAAGGTGCAGTTTGAAGTCATCAACGCCTCGACCATCACCAACATCTTCCCGTATCCCAACCCGATTACCCACAAGGCCAAGTTCGTCTTTACCCTGACCGGGGCCGAGCTGCCGCGCAACATGAAAATCCAGATCATGACGCTGACGGGTAAGGTGGTGCGCGAAATCATGATGCAGGAGCTGGGCATGCTGCGTATCGGCAACAACATCACCGACTACGCCTGGGACGGCACCGATGAGTACGGCGACCGGCTGGCCAACGGTACCTACCTCTACCGCGTGGTGCTGGACGACCCGCAGAGCAAGTTTGACCGCCGCAACACCGTGGCCGACAAAGCCTTTAAAAACGGCTGGGGCAAGCTGGTACTGCTGCGCTAA
- a CDS encoding putative type IX sorting system protein PorV2, translated as MLHFSRIAPALLGAGLSLGLATAGYAQTKDLTPKYSNDFLSIGVGARALGMGNVQVSLVNDATAGYWNPAGLLGQKAKYDVVLMHSELFSGIVKNDYAAFAMPLDEKSAIGASLIRVGVDNIADTRALVNEYGQISYDRINYFSVADYALLLSYARKLGNIEGLKLAGNGKIIYRNVGKFANAWGFGIDAGLQYDYKGWRLGLMARDITTTVNAWSINSDEFQGVAAQNDSIPTNSTEITLPRFILGVGRSVKLPGQITALVAVDLEMTTDGRRNTLVSTDAVSIDPKAGVEIGYKDLIYLRGGVSNFQKIDAAKSFDGKGGWRPQPTVGVGVAFSGLRLDLALSRLAVEKVSSQNATNSVIVSLGYGFK; from the coding sequence ATGCTGCACTTCTCCCGAATTGCCCCGGCCCTGCTTGGGGCAGGCCTTAGCCTGGGGCTGGCCACGGCCGGCTACGCCCAAACCAAAGACCTGACACCCAAGTACAGCAACGACTTTCTCAGCATCGGGGTAGGGGCCCGGGCCCTGGGTATGGGCAACGTGCAGGTGAGCCTGGTAAACGACGCCACGGCCGGCTACTGGAACCCGGCCGGCCTGCTGGGGCAGAAAGCCAAATACGATGTGGTGCTGATGCACTCCGAGCTGTTTTCGGGCATCGTCAAGAACGACTACGCGGCCTTTGCCATGCCCCTCGACGAGAAAAGCGCCATTGGGGCCAGCCTCATCCGCGTCGGCGTCGACAACATTGCCGACACCCGGGCCCTGGTCAACGAGTACGGGCAGATTTCCTACGACCGGATCAACTACTTCTCCGTGGCCGACTATGCGCTGCTGCTTTCCTACGCGCGCAAGCTGGGCAACATTGAGGGCCTGAAGCTGGCCGGCAACGGTAAGATTATCTACCGCAACGTGGGCAAGTTTGCCAACGCCTGGGGCTTCGGCATCGACGCCGGTCTGCAGTACGACTACAAGGGCTGGCGCCTGGGGCTGATGGCCCGCGACATTACCACCACGGTCAATGCCTGGTCTATCAACTCCGACGAGTTTCAGGGCGTGGCCGCGCAGAACGACTCGATTCCAACCAACAGCACCGAAATTACCCTGCCCCGCTTTATTCTGGGCGTGGGCCGCAGCGTGAAGTTGCCCGGCCAGATAACGGCCCTGGTGGCCGTGGATCTGGAAATGACCACCGACGGCCGGCGCAACACCCTGGTATCAACCGACGCAGTGAGCATCGACCCCAAGGCCGGCGTGGAAATCGGCTACAAGGACCTGATTTACCTGCGCGGCGGGGTGAGCAACTTCCAGAAGATTGACGCGGCCAAGTCCTTTGATGGCAAGGGCGGCTGGCGGCCCCAGCCCACCGTGGGCGTGGGCGTGGCCTTCAGCGGCCTGCGCCTGGATTTGGCCTTGTCACGCCTGGCCGTCGAGAAGGTGAGCAGTCAGAATGCCACCAACTCGGTTATTGTATCCCTGGGCTACGGCTTTAAGTAA
- a CDS encoding PadR family transcriptional regulator, whose translation MKVENTQVQMRKGILEFCILEIIARGEVYASDMLEELTSARMIVVEGTLYPLLTRLKNAGLLDYTWKESTSGPPRKYYTLTPDGQEFLHQLRLTWEEVQDSIRIIRQKPHLNGAATPTP comes from the coding sequence ATGAAAGTAGAGAACACCCAAGTGCAGATGCGGAAGGGCATCCTGGAGTTCTGCATCCTGGAAATCATTGCCCGCGGCGAGGTGTATGCGTCGGACATGCTCGAGGAGCTTACCTCCGCCCGCATGATTGTAGTGGAAGGCACGCTCTATCCACTGCTGACGCGCCTCAAAAATGCCGGCTTGCTTGATTATACCTGGAAAGAGTCCACCTCCGGACCGCCCCGCAAGTACTACACCCTCACCCCGGACGGCCAGGAATTCCTGCACCAGCTGCGCCTGACCTGGGAGGAAGTACAGGATTCGATTCGCATCATCCGCCAAAAACCTCACCTCAATGGCGCCGCAACCCCAACGCCCTAG